From the Fictibacillus halophilus genome, the window TTTTGAAGAAGTCCTGTTGCTGTGTATGCGGCAGCTCCTCCAGCTACTGCGATTCCTGACGACAAAAGGTAGGTCTGGTCATATCCAATAATACTTGCCAGCCATACCCCTACTGAAGCTGAGATAGCAACAAACATGCGGATAAAAAAAGCTAAAAATCCGTTCATTGTAATCGACTCCTGACATAAACTCTTTACTATTCATACGGATGTAACGGTTTCTGAGTTTCGTTTAAATAAAAAAAGTTCATCTATATTATGTTTCTATTATTACCTTATCGAAACCTTCCTAAAATAACCATGGCATTAAGAAGTAATGTGCTCTAAGACTTGAGGCGTATTATTTTCAATAAAAATAAGGCTGCACCTGCAGCCTTATAAATTTTTTATGCTGTTTTTGTTTTACTGCTAGCTACCGCGATAGATTTTGTAAAAAGACTTACTGCTGTTAAAACGATGATATTAAGGATCATTGCAATGATGCCTACGTTAAAATCTTGAATCGCCTGTGGCAGGAATGGAAGAAGCGAACCTACAGTTGAACCTGTAATGGTTACATAAGCCACGGTTGCTACCCCTGTTGCAATACCGGCAAATGCCCCTTGCTTCGTTACAAAATTATTCTTCATTAAACTAAACACCAATGTTGGAAACAGCTGTGTGACAAGGCTGTACCCCATCAGTAATAACGTTACAAGTGTGTTACCCCCTTTAAATGTAAAAAAGACAGCAATCAGTGCTACTACCGGAACAAGATAACGAGCTGTTTTTGATACTTGCTGGTCCGTTACTTTTGGATTTAAAACTTGATAAACATTTCTTGCTAAGAGAGTTGCAGCAGCCATTAAGATCATAGACCCTGGAACAAGGGCTGTAAGAATACCAGCTGCACCGATTACCCCCACTACCCAAGGGTCAAATGTTTCAATTGAAATTCTTAGTAAGGCAAGATCAGCATCAGGTCCCTCTAACCCTGGAACCTGCAGAATGGCTGCAAATCCAACAAAGAATACAAACAAAAGAACTAATTGATAGACCGGCATGAAGATCGCATTCTTTCTAAAGACCTTTTCATTCTGTGCAGAATAAACTGAACCAAATGTATGAGGCCACATATAGAAACCTAATGCTGTTAGAAGGATAGTCGTTGCAAACCAAGATGGACTCATGCCAGTCTCTGGAAGAGCAAGAAACCCTGGCTTCGCGGCTTCTACTGCTTCAAACATCGGCTGGATACCGCCATAATAATGAATAGGCAGATAGATTCCTAGAAATAAGACTACAACAAGTATTAAAATATCCTTTGCCACGGCTGTCCAAGCGGAACCATGTATACCAGAAACCATAACGTACACAGTAACAACCGTTAGACCGATCCAAATCGCAATAGTAGGCGAGATTGTTCCATATGATGCTTCTGAAACAATAATTCCTAAACCCTTTAGCTGAAGAACGAAATATGGAATCATGGCTACTACACCAACTAAAGAAACGAAGATGCCTAGGTAAGGACTCTTGTATTTACTGACAAAAAAATCAGATTGTGATAAGAGATTGTTATCTTTTGCATAACGCCAAATCTTTGGAAGCAAGAAGTATGACATAATATATGCTAGACAGCCATAACCGATAATATAGAACGTGGGCCCTCCCTTGCCATATGCCCATC encodes:
- a CDS encoding sodium:solute symporter family protein, producing MNAALVIIFAVMIMSIYLGIRAKKGKDMDLEQWTVGGRGFGTIFVFLLMAGEIYTTFTFLGGSGWAYGKGGPTFYIIGYGCLAYIMSYFLLPKIWRYAKDNNLLSQSDFFVSKYKSPYLGIFVSLVGVVAMIPYFVLQLKGLGIIVSEASYGTISPTIAIWIGLTVVTVYVMVSGIHGSAWTAVAKDILILVVVLFLGIYLPIHYYGGIQPMFEAVEAAKPGFLALPETGMSPSWFATTILLTALGFYMWPHTFGSVYSAQNEKVFRKNAIFMPVYQLVLLFVFFVGFAAILQVPGLEGPDADLALLRISIETFDPWVVGVIGAAGILTALVPGSMILMAAATLLARNVYQVLNPKVTDQQVSKTARYLVPVVALIAVFFTFKGGNTLVTLLLMGYSLVTQLFPTLVFSLMKNNFVTKQGAFAGIATGVATVAYVTITGSTVGSLLPFLPQAIQDFNVGIIAMILNIIVLTAVSLFTKSIAVASSKTKTA